Proteins from a single region of Stutzerimonas stutzeri:
- a CDS encoding ABC transporter ATP-binding protein, whose protein sequence is MNPPMDRDQLRVSDLHAFYGESHILHGVDLVVGRGELVTLLGRNGAGRSTTLRAIMNMVGRRTGSIVVNGNETIGMPAHQIPRLGVGYCPEERGIFASLSVEENLLLPPTVRSGGMSLDELYEMFPNLYERRFSQGTRLSGGEQQMLAMARILRTGANLLLLDEITEGLAPVIVQKLGEVLIKLKQRGLTIVLVEQNFRFAAPLADRHYVMEHGRIIEEIEAADLDSKKDFLNSCLGV, encoded by the coding sequence ATGAATCCACCCATGGATCGCGATCAGCTGCGCGTCAGTGATCTGCATGCCTTCTACGGCGAGTCGCACATTCTGCATGGTGTCGATCTGGTGGTCGGCCGCGGCGAGCTGGTGACCCTGCTCGGACGCAACGGCGCCGGGCGCTCCACTACACTGCGGGCGATCATGAACATGGTCGGGCGCCGCACCGGCTCCATCGTGGTCAACGGCAACGAAACCATCGGCATGCCGGCCCACCAGATTCCGCGGCTTGGCGTCGGCTACTGCCCGGAAGAGCGCGGCATCTTCGCCAGCCTGAGCGTCGAGGAAAACCTGCTGCTGCCGCCCACGGTGCGCAGTGGCGGGATGAGCCTGGACGAGCTCTACGAGATGTTTCCCAACCTCTACGAACGCCGTTTCAGCCAGGGCACCCGGCTCTCCGGTGGCGAGCAGCAGATGCTGGCCATGGCGCGCATCCTGCGCACCGGCGCCAACCTGCTGCTGCTCGACGAGATCACCGAAGGCCTGGCGCCGGTCATCGTGCAGAAGCTCGGCGAGGTGCTGATCAAGCTCAAGCAGCGCGGGCTGACCATCGTCCTGGTGGAGCAGAACTTCCGCTTCGCCGCGCCATTGGCCGACCGCCATTACGTCATGGAACACGGCCGTATCATCGAGGAGATCGAGGCGGCCGACCTGGATTCGAAGAAGGATTTCCTCAATTCCTGTCTCGGGGTGTAA
- a CDS encoding OprD family porin, which produces MQLKPASRTFLLSSLAAAILGMSNTASAAFIEDSKAAVELRNFYMNRDFRQSGAAQSKAEEWAQGFMLKMESGYTEGPVGFGLDAIGLLGVKLDSGSGRGGTGLLPRSASGEPADDYGTAGLTAKAKLSATTLHVGTLQPVIPVLMRNDSRLLPNIYRGAWLQSKDVEGLTLDLGMLDRTSYRDSSNYEEMTVFNGGLRNITFGSGGTTSDEFLFAGGRYDWSPQLVTSYYYGGLDGIYDQHNLSLVHVLPIGESQSFKTDLRYVRSTDDGGSNVDNDAFGALFTYKHGGHAFTGGYQHMSGDTGFAYVAGGDNSLINLLQINDFGNQDERSWQVRYDYDFAAMGIPGLSLMTRYVSGDNVDRGAGASEGKTWERNTDIAYVIQSGPLKNLGLKLRNATTRSNFQSDLDENRVIVSYSLSLW; this is translated from the coding sequence ATGCAACTGAAACCAGCAAGCCGGACCTTCCTGCTTTCCAGCCTGGCTGCAGCCATCCTGGGCATGTCCAACACGGCTTCGGCCGCCTTCATCGAAGACAGCAAGGCCGCTGTCGAACTGCGCAACTTCTATATGAACCGCGACTTCCGCCAGTCTGGCGCCGCTCAGTCCAAGGCCGAGGAGTGGGCCCAGGGCTTCATGCTGAAGATGGAATCCGGCTACACGGAAGGGCCGGTCGGCTTTGGTCTGGATGCCATCGGCCTGCTCGGCGTCAAGCTCGACTCCGGCTCCGGTCGCGGCGGCACCGGCCTCCTGCCACGCTCGGCTTCCGGTGAACCGGCGGACGACTATGGCACGGCAGGCCTGACGGCGAAGGCCAAGCTGTCCGCCACCACGCTGCACGTGGGTACCCTGCAACCGGTGATTCCGGTGCTGATGCGCAACGATAGCCGCCTGCTGCCGAACATCTATCGCGGCGCCTGGCTGCAGAGCAAGGACGTCGAAGGCCTCACGCTGGATCTCGGCATGCTGGATCGCACCAGCTACCGCGACTCTTCCAACTACGAAGAGATGACGGTGTTCAATGGCGGACTGCGCAACATCACCTTCGGCAGCGGTGGCACTACCAGCGACGAGTTCCTCTTCGCCGGTGGTCGCTACGACTGGTCGCCGCAGCTAGTCACCAGCTACTACTACGGCGGACTGGATGGCATTTACGACCAGCACAACCTCAGCCTGGTCCATGTGCTGCCGATCGGCGAATCGCAGAGCTTCAAGACCGACCTGCGCTATGTACGCTCCACCGACGATGGCGGCAGCAATGTCGACAACGATGCCTTCGGCGCGCTGTTTACCTACAAGCATGGCGGTCACGCCTTCACCGGCGGTTACCAGCACATGAGCGGCGATACCGGTTTCGCCTACGTCGCCGGTGGCGATAACTCGTTGATTAACCTGCTGCAGATCAACGATTTCGGTAACCAGGACGAACGCTCCTGGCAGGTCCGTTATGACTACGACTTCGCCGCCATGGGCATTCCCGGGCTGTCATTGATGACCCGCTACGTCTCCGGCGACAACGTCGACCGCGGCGCCGGCGCCAGTGAAGGCAAGACCTGGGAGCGCAACACCGATATTGCCTATGTCATCCAGAGCGGGCCGCTGAAGAACCTCGGCTTGAAGCTGCGCAACGCCACCACGCGAAGCAACTTCCAGAGCGACCTGGACGAGAACCGCGTCATCGTCAGCTACAGCCTGTCGTTGTGGTAA
- a CDS encoding peroxidase-related enzyme (This protein belongs to a clade of uncharacterized proteins related to peroxidases such as the alkylhydroperoxidase AhpD.), whose protein sequence is MALPTTQSISRFPLPDSLDTLPSDLRERILAVQEKAGFIPNVFLMLAHRPAEFRAFFAYHDALMEREADSLTQAEKEMIVVAVSADHGCLYCVVAHGAILRILAKDAQLADQIAVNYRTAPISERQRTMLDFALHLAAGRGVLDDAWQARLEAQGFSLDDIWDIGAIAGLFGLSNRLVSMARTPPNDEFYLLGRVPRSTAR, encoded by the coding sequence ATGGCGCTGCCTACTACTCAGTCGATCAGCCGTTTCCCGCTGCCCGACAGCCTCGACACACTGCCCTCCGACCTGCGCGAACGGATTCTCGCCGTGCAGGAAAAGGCCGGTTTCATTCCTAACGTGTTTCTCATGCTGGCCCATCGGCCGGCGGAGTTCCGTGCCTTCTTCGCCTATCACGATGCGCTGATGGAACGTGAAGCCGACAGCCTGACCCAGGCCGAGAAGGAGATGATCGTGGTCGCGGTCAGCGCCGATCACGGCTGCCTGTATTGCGTGGTCGCCCATGGCGCGATCCTGCGCATCCTCGCCAAGGACGCGCAGCTGGCCGACCAGATCGCCGTCAACTACCGCACCGCGCCGATCTCCGAACGCCAGCGCACGATGCTCGATTTCGCCCTGCACCTTGCGGCAGGGCGCGGCGTGCTGGACGACGCCTGGCAAGCGCGGCTGGAAGCCCAGGGTTTCAGCCTCGACGACATCTGGGACATCGGCGCCATCGCCGGGCTGTTCGGCCTCTCCAACCGCCTGGTGTCCATGGCGCGCACCCCGCCCAACGACGAGTTCTACCTGCTGGGCCGCGTACCCAGAAGCACCGCGCGCTGA
- a CDS encoding integrase domain-containing protein: MDDLTYTLRQLCHRNRDGSHNTQADRMRSLTLAARQLRESGFRQMKASSLKGKHVQTLLDRWQGEGLSSGTIKNRLSHLRWWAEKIGKSGLLPADNTQLGVAERRYVTNVSKARKLGSGLDLVTDAHVRMSLQLQAVFGLRREEAIKFQPSYADRGDHLALKGSWTKGGRERTVPITTPEQREVLKAAHRLVGARSLIPAHKNYIQQRHVYDGQCKAAGLSHMHGLRHQYAQSRYEALTGWKAPAAGGPQRQALTLAQHLIDTAARERISKELGHNRIGIVSVYCGR, translated from the coding sequence ATGGATGACTTGACCTATACCCTGCGGCAGCTTTGCCACCGCAACCGCGACGGCAGCCACAACACACAGGCCGACCGCATGCGCTCTCTGACGTTGGCTGCACGGCAACTGCGCGAGTCCGGCTTTCGGCAGATGAAGGCATCGTCGCTCAAGGGCAAGCACGTGCAGACGCTGCTGGATCGCTGGCAAGGCGAAGGCCTGTCATCTGGCACCATCAAGAATCGGCTCTCCCATCTGCGCTGGTGGGCCGAGAAGATCGGCAAGTCTGGCCTCCTGCCGGCGGACAACACGCAGCTTGGCGTGGCCGAGCGCCGCTATGTGACCAACGTCAGCAAGGCCCGGAAACTGGGATCGGGGCTTGACCTAGTCACCGATGCCCACGTGCGCATGAGCCTTCAGCTACAGGCCGTCTTCGGGTTGCGCCGGGAAGAGGCGATCAAGTTCCAGCCCAGCTATGCCGACCGCGGTGATCATCTCGCTCTGAAAGGCTCGTGGACGAAAGGAGGAAGGGAACGCACCGTGCCGATCACCACGCCCGAGCAACGCGAGGTGCTCAAGGCGGCGCATCGTCTGGTGGGAGCCAGGTCATTGATCCCGGCACACAAAAACTACATCCAGCAACGGCACGTCTATGATGGTCAGTGCAAAGCGGCCGGGCTGAGCCACATGCACGGGCTACGTCATCAGTACGCGCAAAGCCGTTATGAAGCTCTGACAGGGTGGAAAGCCCCTGCGGCAGGAGGACCGCAGCGTCAAGCACTGACCTTGGCTCAGCACCTGATCGACACCGCAGCTCGCGAGCGCATCAGCAAAGAACTCGGCCACAACCGTATCGGAATCGTGTCGGTCTATTGCGGCCGATAG
- a CDS encoding ABC transporter substrate-binding protein: MSFFRKSASAILASSLIASAAQAEISNDEIRIGYLADMSGTYRDLSGPGGLEALKMAVEDFGGKVDGKKIVVFHADDLNKPDVGANTVRQWIDERNVDMVTGMVASSVVLAASKVVEQGGKLALISGAAASSITNEFCSPNHIHWTYDTYALANGTAKAVLADGGKSWYILTADYAFGHAMENDITKVVEGEGGSVVGKVRHPFPSNDFSSYMLQAQGSGAEVIALANAGADTVNSLKTASEFGVTQSGQKLAGMVVFLNDIHAMGLDVTQGLMLTTGWYWDMNDDTRAWAKRYYERTKRMPGMVHAGIYSATTHYLNAVKAAGTDETVAVRAQMAKTPVNDMFAKEGRIREDGRMVHDMYLVQVKTPAESTGEWDLYKIVSTIPGEQAYRPIAETQCTKLVAKD, from the coding sequence ATGAGCTTTTTCCGCAAGAGTGCGAGCGCCATCCTGGCTTCTTCCCTGATCGCTTCGGCCGCCCAGGCCGAGATCAGCAATGATGAAATCCGCATCGGCTACCTGGCCGACATGTCCGGCACCTATCGCGACCTCTCCGGCCCGGGCGGCCTGGAAGCGCTGAAGATGGCGGTGGAGGATTTTGGTGGCAAGGTCGACGGCAAGAAGATCGTCGTCTTCCACGCCGATGACCTGAACAAACCTGACGTCGGCGCCAATACCGTGCGTCAGTGGATCGACGAGCGCAACGTCGACATGGTGACCGGCATGGTCGCCAGTTCCGTGGTGCTGGCCGCAAGCAAGGTGGTGGAGCAGGGCGGCAAGCTGGCGCTGATCTCCGGCGCGGCGGCCTCCAGCATCACCAACGAGTTCTGCTCACCGAACCATATCCACTGGACCTACGATACCTACGCGCTGGCCAATGGCACGGCCAAGGCCGTACTCGCCGATGGGGGCAAGAGCTGGTACATCCTCACCGCCGACTATGCCTTCGGCCACGCCATGGAAAACGACATCACCAAGGTGGTGGAAGGCGAGGGCGGCAGCGTCGTCGGCAAGGTCCGCCATCCGTTCCCAAGCAACGATTTCTCTTCCTACATGCTGCAGGCGCAGGGCTCCGGAGCCGAGGTCATCGCCCTGGCCAACGCCGGTGCCGATACGGTCAACTCGCTGAAGACCGCCAGCGAGTTCGGCGTCACCCAGTCCGGGCAGAAGCTCGCCGGCATGGTGGTGTTCCTAAACGACATCCATGCCATGGGCCTGGACGTGACGCAGGGCCTGATGCTGACTACCGGCTGGTACTGGGACATGAACGACGACACCCGCGCCTGGGCCAAGCGCTACTACGAGCGCACCAAGCGCATGCCGGGCATGGTGCACGCCGGCATCTATTCGGCCACAACGCATTATCTGAACGCGGTAAAGGCCGCCGGCACCGACGAGACCGTCGCAGTGCGTGCGCAGATGGCCAAGACGCCGGTCAACGACATGTTCGCCAAGGAAGGTCGTATCCGTGAGGACGGCCGCATGGTGCATGACATGTACCTGGTGCAGGTCAAGACACCGGCCGAATCCACCGGCGAGTGGGACCTGTACAAGATCGTCAGCACCATTCCGGGAGAGCAGGCCTACCGGCCGATCGCCGAGACCCAGTGCACCAAGCTGGTCGCCAAGGACTGA
- a CDS encoding ABC transporter ATP-binding protein produces the protein MEPEFVLETRGLTKEFRGFTAVDSVDLKVRQGHIHALIGPNGAGKTTVFNLLTKFLTPTRGEILYRGKNITSMKANEIARLGLVRSFQISAVFGHMSVLENVRVALQQKMGNSFHFWKSERSLRELDDKVMQLLAEVDLQSFAQTLAVELPYGRKRALELATTLALDPFVLLLDEPTQGMGSEDVDMVVELVRKAAANRTVLMVEHNLSVVSRLCDRITVLARGSVLAEGDYESVSANPQVREAYLGSEAAALEEAHA, from the coding sequence ATGGAACCAGAGTTCGTGCTGGAAACGCGCGGCCTGACCAAGGAATTCCGCGGCTTCACCGCGGTGGATTCCGTCGATCTGAAGGTCCGTCAGGGTCACATCCATGCGCTTATCGGCCCCAATGGCGCCGGCAAGACCACCGTATTCAATCTGCTCACCAAATTCCTCACGCCCACTCGCGGCGAGATCCTCTATCGCGGCAAGAACATCACCTCGATGAAGGCCAACGAGATCGCCCGGCTCGGGCTGGTGCGCTCGTTCCAGATTTCGGCGGTGTTCGGCCACATGAGCGTGCTGGAGAACGTGCGTGTCGCGCTGCAGCAGAAGATGGGCAATTCCTTTCACTTCTGGAAATCCGAACGCAGCCTGCGCGAGCTGGACGACAAGGTGATGCAGCTGCTTGCCGAGGTCGACCTGCAGTCTTTCGCCCAGACCCTCGCCGTCGAGCTGCCCTACGGCCGCAAGCGCGCGCTGGAGCTGGCCACCACCCTGGCGCTAGACCCCTTCGTGCTGCTGCTCGACGAACCGACCCAGGGCATGGGCAGCGAGGACGTCGACATGGTCGTCGAGCTGGTGCGCAAGGCGGCCGCCAACCGCACGGTGCTGATGGTCGAGCACAACCTCAGCGTGGTCAGCCGGCTGTGCGATCGCATCACCGTGTTGGCGCGCGGCTCGGTGCTCGCCGAGGGCGATTATGAAAGCGTTTCGGCCAACCCGCAGGTGCGCGAAGCCTATCTCGGCAGCGAAGCCGCAGCACTCGAGGAGGCGCACGCATGA
- a CDS encoding AMP-binding protein — MSLPSYTCGPQSKPLLPMTIGAAFDRTVERFPQREALVVRHQQLRYTWAELAEAVDRCARGLLALGLQAGERVGIWSPNNAQWCITQFATAKIGVVLVNINPAYRLSELEYALKQSGCRWLICADAFKTSDYHAMLHELLPELESAAVGALQSHMLPELRGVISLCDKPVDGMLQWQALMEMAEQVGPEQLRQCGERLQFDDPINIQYTSGTTGFPKGATLSHYNILNNGYMVGESLRLTEHDRLVIPVPLYHCFGMVMGNLGCVTHGTTMIYPSAAFEPLAALQAAAEEKATGMYGVPTMFIAMLDHPERQSLDLSSLRTGIMAGSTCPIEVMKRVIDDMHLAEMQIAYGMTETSPVSTQTSADDDLERRVTSVGRTQPHLESKIVDEHGAVVPRGQIGELCTRGYSVMLGYWNNPDATRDAIDGARWMHTGDLAVMDDEGYIKIVGRNKDMIIRGGENVYPREIEEFLFTHPAVADVQVIGVPDSKFGEEIVAWVKLHPGHQVEAEALREFCKGRIAHFKTPRHIRFVDDFPMTISGKVQKFRMREISVVELGISEQH; from the coding sequence ATGAGTCTTCCGAGCTATACCTGCGGACCGCAGAGCAAACCCCTGTTGCCCATGACCATCGGCGCGGCATTCGACCGTACCGTGGAGCGTTTCCCCCAGCGTGAGGCCCTGGTGGTACGCCATCAGCAGCTGCGTTACACCTGGGCGGAATTGGCGGAGGCGGTGGACCGTTGCGCGCGTGGCCTGCTGGCCCTCGGACTGCAAGCTGGCGAACGAGTGGGAATCTGGTCACCGAACAATGCCCAGTGGTGCATTACCCAGTTCGCCACGGCGAAGATCGGCGTGGTGCTGGTCAACATCAATCCCGCCTACCGCCTCAGCGAACTTGAGTACGCCTTGAAGCAGTCCGGCTGCCGCTGGCTGATCTGCGCCGATGCCTTCAAGACCTCCGATTACCACGCCATGCTCCACGAGCTGCTGCCGGAGCTGGAAAGCGCCGCTGTCGGCGCCCTGCAGAGTCATATGCTGCCCGAGCTGCGCGGGGTGATCAGCCTGTGCGACAAGCCGGTGGACGGCATGCTGCAGTGGCAGGCGCTGATGGAGATGGCCGAGCAGGTCGGCCCCGAGCAATTGCGCCAGTGCGGCGAGCGCCTGCAGTTCGACGACCCCATCAACATCCAGTACACCTCCGGCACAACGGGCTTCCCCAAGGGCGCCACGCTCAGCCACTACAACATCCTCAACAACGGCTACATGGTCGGCGAGAGCCTCAGGCTGACCGAGCACGACCGCCTGGTGATCCCGGTGCCGCTGTACCACTGCTTCGGCATGGTCATGGGCAACCTCGGCTGCGTCACCCACGGCACCACCATGATCTACCCGAGCGCCGCGTTCGAGCCGCTGGCCGCGTTGCAGGCTGCGGCCGAGGAAAAGGCCACCGGCATGTACGGCGTGCCGACCATGTTCATCGCCATGCTCGACCATCCGGAGCGCCAGTCGCTGGACCTCAGCAGCCTGCGCACCGGCATCATGGCCGGCTCTACCTGCCCGATCGAGGTCATGAAGCGTGTCATCGACGACATGCACCTGGCCGAAATGCAGATCGCCTACGGCATGACCGAAACCAGCCCGGTCTCGACCCAGACCAGCGCCGACGACGACCTGGAACGTCGCGTGACCAGCGTCGGCCGCACGCAGCCGCATCTGGAAAGCAAGATCGTCGACGAGCACGGCGCGGTGGTGCCGCGCGGGCAGATCGGCGAACTGTGCACCCGCGGCTACAGCGTGATGCTCGGCTACTGGAACAACCCGGACGCCACCCGCGATGCCATCGACGGCGCCCGCTGGATGCACACCGGTGACCTCGCGGTAATGGACGATGAGGGTTACATCAAGATCGTCGGCCGCAACAAGGACATGATCATCCGCGGCGGCGAGAACGTGTACCCGCGCGAGATCGAGGAATTCCTCTTCACCCATCCGGCGGTCGCCGACGTGCAGGTGATCGGCGTGCCGGACAGCAAGTTCGGCGAGGAGATCGTCGCCTGGGTCAAGCTGCACCCGGGCCATCAGGTCGAGGCCGAGGCGCTGCGCGAGTTCTGCAAGGGCCGCATTGCCCACTTCAAGACGCCGCGGCACATCCGCTTCGTCGACGACTTCCCGATGACCATCAGCGGCAAGGTGCAGAAGTTCCGCATGCGCGAGATCAGCGTGGTCGAGCTGGGCATCAGCGAACAGCACTGA
- a CDS encoding branched-chain amino acid ABC transporter permease, whose amino-acid sequence MTNPANVQAASLRQASVVRERRHAAARRQKIFYAVLLVIALLAPLAVYPVFLMKLLCFALFACAFNLLLGYAGLLSFGHAAFFATGGYITGYMLSSYSGLSTELGILAGTLASTVLGALFGMLAIRRQGIYFAMITLALAQLVFFVFVQAPFTGGENGLQGVPRGHLFGLVDMKNNMAMYYFVLAVFVIGFAVIQRTIHSPYGQVLKAIRENEPRAVSLGYNVDRHKLLAFVISAALAGLAGATKTVVFQLASLTDAHWHMSGEVILMTLLGGVGTILGPLVGATVVVTLQSSLSNGPLGEWVHVILGVIFVLCVLLFRSGIVGWVERLVKRNFK is encoded by the coding sequence ATGACGAATCCGGCAAACGTGCAGGCCGCATCGCTGCGGCAGGCCAGTGTGGTACGCGAGCGCAGGCACGCGGCCGCGCGGCGGCAGAAGATTTTCTATGCGGTGTTGCTGGTGATTGCGCTGCTGGCGCCGCTGGCAGTGTATCCGGTGTTCCTGATGAAGCTGCTGTGCTTCGCCCTGTTCGCCTGCGCCTTCAACCTGCTGCTCGGCTACGCGGGGCTGCTGTCCTTCGGCCATGCGGCGTTCTTCGCCACCGGCGGCTACATCACCGGCTACATGCTGAGCAGCTACAGCGGGCTCAGCACCGAGCTGGGGATACTCGCCGGCACGCTGGCCTCGACGGTGCTCGGCGCGCTGTTCGGCATGCTGGCGATCCGCAGGCAGGGCATCTATTTCGCGATGATCACGCTGGCTCTGGCGCAGCTGGTGTTCTTCGTCTTCGTTCAGGCGCCGTTTACCGGGGGCGAGAACGGGTTGCAGGGCGTGCCGCGTGGGCATCTGTTCGGCCTCGTCGACATGAAGAACAACATGGCCATGTACTACTTCGTGCTGGCGGTGTTCGTCATTGGCTTCGCCGTCATCCAGCGCACCATCCACTCACCGTACGGGCAGGTGCTCAAGGCCATCCGCGAGAACGAGCCGCGTGCGGTGTCGCTCGGCTACAACGTCGATCGGCACAAGCTGCTGGCGTTCGTGATTTCCGCGGCGCTTGCCGGCCTGGCCGGCGCGACCAAGACCGTGGTGTTCCAGCTGGCCTCGCTGACCGATGCGCACTGGCACATGTCCGGCGAAGTCATCCTGATGACCCTGCTCGGCGGCGTCGGCACCATCCTCGGCCCGCTGGTCGGCGCCACCGTGGTGGTGACGCTGCAGAGCTCGCTCTCCAACGGGCCGCTGGGGGAGTGGGTGCACGTCATTCTCGGGGTGATCTTCGTGCTGTGCGTGCTGCTGTTCCGCTCCGGCATCGTCGGCTGGGTGGAACGGCTGGTGAAGCGCAACTTCAAGTAG
- a CDS encoding branched-chain amino acid ABC transporter permease — MTLVFGVPLSVLLGQLLLGLINGAFYALLSLGLAIIFGLLRIINFAHGAQYMLGAFVAFLGLNYLGVSYWFALVLAPLVVGCLGMAIERGLLRRIAGEDHLYGLLLTFGLALIVEGSFVKLFGVSGSSYPMPELLRGGFNLGFMFLPTYRAWVIVAALVVCLATWYVIERTRLGSYLRAGTENPKLMQGFGINVPLLVTLTYGYGVALAAFAGVLAAPIYAVTPGMGSNLLIVVFAVVVIGGMGSILGAIITGIAMGLIEGLTKVFYPEAANTVVFLVMVAVLLIRPAGLFGKEA; from the coding sequence ATGACTCTCGTATTCGGCGTACCCCTGAGCGTGCTGCTCGGGCAGTTGCTGCTCGGTCTTATCAACGGGGCGTTCTACGCACTGCTGAGCCTTGGCCTGGCGATCATCTTCGGCCTGCTGCGCATCATCAACTTCGCCCATGGTGCGCAGTACATGCTGGGCGCCTTCGTGGCCTTCCTCGGGCTGAACTACCTGGGTGTGAGCTACTGGTTCGCGCTGGTGCTGGCGCCGTTGGTGGTGGGTTGCCTGGGCATGGCCATCGAGCGCGGCCTGCTGCGGCGCATCGCCGGTGAGGATCACCTTTACGGGTTGCTGCTGACCTTCGGCCTGGCGCTGATCGTCGAGGGCAGCTTCGTCAAGCTGTTCGGCGTATCCGGCTCGTCCTATCCGATGCCGGAGTTGCTGCGTGGCGGCTTCAATCTCGGCTTCATGTTCCTGCCGACCTACCGCGCCTGGGTGATCGTCGCCGCGTTGGTGGTGTGCCTGGCGACCTGGTACGTGATCGAACGCACCCGCCTGGGTTCCTACCTGCGCGCCGGCACCGAGAACCCCAAGCTGATGCAGGGCTTCGGCATCAACGTACCGCTGCTGGTGACGCTGACCTATGGCTACGGCGTGGCCTTGGCGGCCTTCGCCGGCGTGCTGGCGGCACCGATCTACGCGGTGACCCCAGGCATGGGTTCGAACCTGCTGATCGTGGTGTTCGCCGTGGTGGTGATCGGCGGCATGGGCTCGATCCTCGGCGCCATCATCACCGGTATCGCCATGGGCCTGATCGAGGGGCTGACCAAGGTGTTCTATCCGGAAGCGGCCAATACCGTGGTGTTCCTGGTCATGGTGGCGGTGCTGCTCATTCGTCCTGCGGGACTCTTTGGTAAGGAGGCATGA